In Polyangia bacterium, a single genomic region encodes these proteins:
- the glmS gene encoding glutamine--fructose-6-phosphate transaminase (isomerizing) has product MCGIVGYVGDREAAPILISGLRHLEYRGYDSAGVAVANGGPAEVVRCRGKLANLEVRVAAHGLHGNMGIGHTRWATHGRPSVENAHPHKVGPISVVHNGIIENHIELRRRLENAGRHFLSQTDTEIVAHLVDEALAGGAPNLVEAVRRALALLRGTYALVVLSDDDKQCVVAAKKASPLVVGLGDGEMFIASDVPALIEHTRQVMFLEDGEIAELTRTGVRLSSLDGAPITRAPETVVWDAAQAEKGGYPHFMRKEIDEQPRAVADTLRGRLLVEQGDADLDGFVIDPKQVRRVVLLACGTSYHAGLVGKFMIESTARIPCEVDVASEFRYRESVLEPSDLVIAISQSGETADTLAAVKEARAQGARVLAISNVVGSAIPRASDGALYTRAGLEIGVASTKAFTSQLAALALVAVHMGRRTSRWGRGGSGVNRARALATGLARIATDMEAALAGLADLEQLTGRFAGVRDVLFLGRGTNYPIALEGALKLKEISYIHAEGYPAGEMKHGPIALIDDGLPVVVIAPQGPSYEKVLSNLAEVRARQAAIIAVATVGDRQIEEQCQHVLWIPEAPPLLQPLLTVLPLQLLSYAVAVARGNDVDQPRNLAKSVTVE; this is encoded by the coding sequence GTGTGCGGCATCGTCGGCTACGTGGGCGATCGTGAGGCGGCGCCGATCCTGATCAGTGGTCTCCGCCACCTCGAGTACCGGGGCTATGATTCGGCGGGTGTCGCGGTGGCCAACGGCGGTCCGGCCGAGGTGGTGCGCTGCCGGGGCAAGCTGGCCAACTTGGAAGTGCGGGTGGCGGCGCACGGACTGCACGGCAACATGGGAATCGGCCACACGCGGTGGGCGACCCACGGCCGTCCTTCCGTCGAGAACGCCCACCCGCACAAGGTCGGGCCCATCTCCGTCGTGCACAACGGCATCATCGAAAACCACATCGAGCTGCGCCGCCGCCTGGAAAACGCCGGCCGGCATTTCTTGTCGCAGACCGACACCGAGATCGTCGCCCACCTGGTCGACGAGGCGCTGGCCGGCGGTGCTCCCAACTTGGTCGAGGCGGTGCGCCGGGCGCTGGCCCTCTTGCGCGGTACGTATGCGCTGGTGGTGCTTTCGGACGACGACAAACAGTGCGTCGTCGCGGCGAAGAAGGCGTCGCCGCTGGTGGTGGGGCTGGGCGACGGTGAGATGTTCATCGCCTCCGACGTCCCCGCGCTCATCGAGCACACGCGCCAAGTGATGTTCCTGGAGGACGGCGAGATCGCCGAGCTGACGCGCACCGGTGTTCGGTTGTCGTCGCTCGACGGCGCCCCCATCACGCGAGCCCCGGAGACCGTCGTCTGGGACGCCGCCCAGGCCGAAAAAGGCGGCTATCCGCACTTCATGCGCAAAGAGATCGACGAGCAGCCGCGGGCGGTGGCGGACACTTTGCGTGGGCGGCTGCTGGTCGAGCAAGGCGACGCTGACCTGGACGGTTTCGTCATCGATCCGAAGCAGGTGCGGCGCGTGGTGCTGCTCGCTTGCGGCACCTCGTACCACGCCGGGCTGGTCGGCAAGTTCATGATCGAATCGACCGCGCGCATTCCCTGCGAAGTGGACGTGGCCAGCGAGTTTCGCTACCGCGAGTCCGTGCTGGAGCCGAGCGATCTGGTGATCGCCATCAGTCAAAGCGGCGAGACCGCCGACACCCTGGCGGCCGTCAAAGAGGCGCGCGCTCAAGGCGCGCGGGTGCTGGCCATCTCGAACGTGGTCGGGTCGGCCATTCCTCGCGCCTCCGACGGCGCGCTGTACACGCGCGCGGGCCTGGAGATCGGCGTGGCCTCGACCAAGGCGTTCACCTCGCAGCTGGCGGCGCTGGCGCTGGTGGCCGTACACATGGGCCGGCGCACCAGCCGGTGGGGTCGCGGCGGCAGCGGCGTGAACAGGGCACGCGCCCTGGCCACGGGGCTAGCCCGCATCGCCACCGACATGGAAGCAGCGCTGGCTGGGCTGGCGGACCTGGAGCAGCTCACCGGTCGATTTGCCGGCGTTCGCGACGTGCTTTTTCTGGGGCGCGGGACCAACTATCCCATCGCCCTGGAAGGCGCGTTGAAGCTGAAAGAGATCTCGTACATTCACGCCGAGGGCTATCCCGCCGGCGAGATGAAGCACGGGCCGATCGCCCTCATCGACGACGGCTTGCCGGTGGTGGTGATCGCGCCCCAGGGTCCAAGCTACGAGAAGGTGCTGTCGAACCTGGCCGAGGTGCGCGCGCGCCAGGCGGCGATCATCGCCGTCGCCACCGTCGGCGATCGCCAGATCGAAGAGCAGTGCCAGCA